A stretch of Cytophagales bacterium DNA encodes these proteins:
- the aroF gene encoding 3-deoxy-7-phosphoheptulonate synthase — protein MIIQFNNTINPTTKQDVINRVNELKYKTTEVKTQKGDYLVGIGKAAFDVREIGHLPGIEDIHIVSDDYKLVSRKWKVDRTVIDLGDDVKIGGGHFGLMAGPCSIEGEENIQSTIDHLKANGITCMRGGVYKPRSSPYSFRGLGIEGLKTWYKLAREAGIKIVTEVMQVSQIEEMYDYVDIYQVGARNTQNFNLLDELGKVDKAVMIKRGISGTIDELLYSAEYVFSAGNENLLLCERGIRTYEKASRNTFDINAIPILKDKTHLPVIADPSHGIGIRDHVEPVALASVMAGADGVIFETHNIPEEAFSDGQQTLNYTESAKLIRKVRKLLEVKDEM, from the coding sequence ATGATCATCCAATTCAATAACACCATCAACCCGACGACCAAACAAGACGTCATCAATCGAGTAAACGAACTCAAATACAAAACCACCGAAGTAAAGACCCAAAAAGGAGACTACCTGGTGGGCATCGGTAAAGCCGCATTCGACGTACGCGAAATCGGTCACTTACCCGGAATCGAAGACATCCACATCGTAAGCGACGATTACAAACTCGTCTCCCGCAAATGGAAAGTAGATCGGACGGTCATTGATTTAGGTGATGACGTGAAAATAGGCGGAGGTCACTTCGGTTTGATGGCCGGACCTTGCAGCATCGAAGGCGAGGAGAACATCCAAAGTACCATCGATCACCTGAAAGCCAATGGCATCACCTGTATGCGAGGTGGTGTTTATAAACCAAGAAGTTCCCCTTACTCTTTCCGAGGTTTAGGGATCGAAGGATTGAAAACCTGGTACAAACTCGCGCGCGAGGCAGGCATTAAGATCGTGACCGAAGTAATGCAAGTTTCCCAGATCGAGGAAATGTACGATTACGTGGACATCTACCAGGTCGGAGCCCGAAACACCCAGAATTTCAATTTGCTGGATGAACTCGGTAAAGTGGATAAAGCTGTGATGATCAAACGCGGTATCTCAGGTACTATCGATGAGCTATTGTACAGCGCAGAGTACGTATTCTCTGCTGGAAATGAAAACCTGCTGTTGTGCGAACGAGGTATCCGTACCTACGAGAAAGCCTCCAGAAATACCTTCGACATCAACGCCATTCCAATACTAAAGGACAAGACTCACCTGCCAGTAATTGCAGATCCTTCACACGGGATAGGAATCAGAGACCATGTCGAGCCAGTAGCGTTAGCATCCGTCATGGCCGGAGCTGATGGCGTCATCTTCGAGACCCACAACATCCCCGAAGAAGCCTTCTCCGACGGCCAACAAACCCTCAACTACACCGAAAGTGCCAAACTGATCCGCAAGGTCAGGAAGTTGTTAGAGGTGAAGGACGAGATGTAA
- the trpA gene encoding tryptophan synthase subunit alpha, which translates to MNRIDKIFEERGKDLLNVYFTAGYPELGDTLRIAKALDQNGADFIEIGVPFSDPVADGPTIQESSETALANGMTLELLFEQLAELRKEVNVPVLLMGYINPILQYGFERFCQKCQEVGIDGLILPDLPMYEYQTHYKAVLAEYGLYNIFLISPQTGEERIREIDEHSQGFIYMVSSAAITGAKSNISENQEAYFQRINDMNLQRKLLIGFGISNHETYTKACQYANGAIIGSAFIKQLKEDSSEAAIKNFIENIKKNSPQEV; encoded by the coding sequence ATGAACAGAATTGATAAAATATTTGAGGAACGCGGAAAAGACCTCCTGAACGTGTATTTCACAGCAGGTTATCCTGAGCTTGGAGATACGCTTCGTATTGCGAAGGCCCTTGATCAAAACGGAGCCGACTTCATCGAGATTGGGGTGCCATTTTCTGATCCGGTTGCAGACGGCCCAACGATCCAGGAAAGTTCAGAGACTGCTTTGGCCAACGGCATGACCCTGGAGTTGCTTTTTGAGCAGCTTGCTGAATTAAGGAAGGAAGTAAATGTCCCAGTGCTGCTAATGGGTTACATTAACCCAATCCTGCAATATGGTTTTGAGCGCTTTTGCCAAAAGTGCCAGGAAGTAGGAATTGATGGCCTGATCTTGCCAGACTTACCGATGTATGAGTATCAAACGCATTACAAGGCGGTATTGGCGGAGTATGGTTTGTACAACATCTTCCTGATTTCACCGCAGACGGGAGAGGAGCGTATTCGAGAGATCGATGAGCATTCGCAAGGGTTCATTTACATGGTGAGCAGTGCGGCCATCACCGGAGCCAAGTCGAACATCTCTGAAAATCAGGAAGCCTATTTCCAGCGCATCAACGACATGAATCTGCAACGAAAGCTATTGATCGGTTTCGGCATCTCTAACCACGAGACTTACACCAAAGCCTGTCAATACGCCAACGGCGCCATCATCGGCAGCGCCTTCATCAAGCAATTGAAAGAAGACAGTTCCGAAGCAGCCATTAAAAACTTTATTGAAAACATTAAAAAGAATAGCCCGCAAGAAGTTTAG
- the trpB gene encoding tryptophan synthase subunit beta, which yields MLKDTEHFAVDGNGYYGKFGGAYIPEMLYPNVQELRENYERIMNSDGFQEQFRALLKTYVGRPTPLYFAQRLSEKYGAKIYLKREDLCHTGAHKVNNTIGQILMAKALGKKKIIAETGAGQHGVATATVCALMGMDCIVYMGKLDTERQRPNVERMKILGAEVRPATSGSQTLKDATNEAMRAWISDPVGTHYIIGSVVGPHPYPDMVAKFQSVISEEIQSQLEEEEGRNAPDRVIACVGGGSNAAGAFYHFLDNKSVELIAVEAAGLGNTSGKSAATTTLGKEGVLHGSRTLLMQTEDGQVVEPYSISAGLDYPGIGPIHAHLFDSGRGTFLSATDEEAMQAGIALSRLEGIIPAIETAHAFAALDQLDLVNDEVVVINLSGRGDKDLDTYIKWGKY from the coding sequence ATGTTGAAGGATACGGAGCACTTTGCAGTAGATGGGAATGGATATTACGGGAAGTTTGGAGGAGCCTACATTCCCGAGATGCTTTACCCGAATGTGCAGGAGTTGAGAGAGAACTATGAGCGCATCATGAATAGTGATGGCTTTCAGGAACAGTTCCGGGCGCTATTGAAAACCTACGTGGGACGCCCGACACCCTTGTATTTCGCACAGCGATTGTCGGAAAAGTACGGGGCGAAGATCTACCTCAAAAGAGAAGACTTGTGCCACACCGGTGCCCACAAGGTGAACAATACGATTGGACAGATCCTCATGGCGAAAGCTCTCGGTAAAAAGAAGATAATTGCCGAAACAGGTGCTGGACAGCACGGAGTGGCAACAGCTACCGTTTGTGCACTCATGGGCATGGATTGCATCGTGTACATGGGTAAGCTGGATACGGAACGTCAGCGACCCAATGTAGAACGCATGAAGATCCTTGGGGCGGAAGTTCGGCCGGCTACATCCGGCAGTCAGACCTTGAAGGATGCAACCAATGAAGCCATGCGGGCCTGGATCAGTGATCCGGTGGGAACGCACTATATCATTGGTTCGGTCGTCGGGCCACATCCATATCCTGATATGGTGGCAAAGTTCCAGTCGGTGATCAGTGAAGAAATCCAGTCACAGTTGGAGGAAGAGGAAGGAAGAAATGCCCCGGATCGGGTAATTGCCTGTGTAGGCGGAGGATCCAATGCAGCCGGTGCTTTTTATCACTTTTTGGATAATAAGTCCGTGGAACTGATCGCGGTAGAGGCGGCTGGATTAGGGAACACCAGCGGTAAATCCGCAGCAACCACAACCCTGGGAAAAGAAGGCGTATTACATGGGAGTAGAACCCTGTTGATGCAAACAGAAGACGGTCAGGTAGTGGAGCCATATTCTATTTCCGCAGGATTAGATTATCCTGGTATTGGTCCGATTCATGCTCACTTGTTCGATTCGGGTCGTGGCACCTTTTTGAGTGCGACCGATGAAGAAGCCATGCAAGCGGGCATTGCGTTGAGCCGATTAGAAGGGATCATTCCCGCCATCGAAACGGCCCATGCCTTCGCAGCATTAGATCAACTCGATTTGGTCAATGACGAAGTGGTGGTGATCAACCTGTCGGGAAGAGGAGACAAAGATTTAGACACCTACATCAAGTGGGGGAAATATTAG
- a CDS encoding phosphoribosylanthranilate isomerase produces MKLKVCGMRNPENIEAISALQPDLMGFIFYEKSKRLVTPDAWVLEKVWAFQGHKVGVFVNAELEELLENVAAFRLDYVQLHGDEALEYGKKLHAKGIKIIKVFGVQDQMPSEAIKEWEPYTDIFLFDTQTSNYGGSGRKFDWAILNEYPSEKPFMLSGGIGLEDIEDIKKLAIPKLWGIDVNSKFELAPGMKDVEKVKALKQALC; encoded by the coding sequence ATGAAACTCAAAGTCTGCGGCATGCGAAATCCGGAAAACATAGAAGCCATCAGTGCGCTTCAACCGGATCTCATGGGCTTCATCTTTTACGAGAAGTCCAAACGATTAGTCACTCCTGATGCCTGGGTATTGGAAAAAGTCTGGGCCTTTCAGGGACATAAAGTCGGCGTATTTGTCAATGCAGAGTTAGAGGAGTTGTTGGAAAACGTCGCTGCTTTTCGCCTGGACTATGTACAACTACACGGAGATGAGGCCCTTGAGTATGGAAAGAAACTTCATGCAAAAGGTATCAAGATCATCAAAGTGTTTGGTGTGCAAGACCAGATGCCCAGTGAAGCGATTAAGGAATGGGAGCCCTACACGGACATCTTTTTGTTCGATACCCAAACCAGTAATTACGGGGGAAGCGGACGAAAATTTGATTGGGCCATATTGAATGAGTATCCATCCGAAAAACCATTCATGTTGAGTGGTGGCATTGGACTGGAAGATATAGAAGACATTAAAAAACTAGCCATCCCAAAACTCTGGGGGATCGACGTGAATAGCAAGTTTGAGCTGGCGCCCGGAATGAAGGATGTCGAAAAAGTAAAAGCATTAAAACAAGCATTATGTTGA
- the trpC gene encoding indole-3-glycerol phosphate synthase TrpC has protein sequence MNILDQIVADKQKEVQERKELFPVKLLEQSIYFGGNPVSLKKYIRREDKAGIIAEIKRKSPSKGVINPKVSIERTSIGYMQAGASGLSVLTDNKYFGGKSEDLSEARKFNFCPILRKDFILEEYQLIEAKSIGADVILLIAAILTPEKVKSLAAFAHTLGLEVLLEVHSEKELQDFICPEVDLLGVNNRNLDTFETTVETSRKLASLIPDDFVKVSESGINDPQVVADLIEHGFEGFLIGEYFMQHGTPSAACGSFIKQIKSLRS, from the coding sequence ATGAACATTCTCGATCAAATCGTTGCGGATAAGCAAAAGGAAGTACAGGAGCGAAAAGAGCTTTTTCCGGTAAAACTGCTGGAACAAAGCATCTACTTTGGAGGCAATCCGGTTTCGCTGAAGAAGTACATCAGAAGGGAAGATAAGGCGGGGATTATCGCCGAGATCAAGCGCAAGTCCCCTTCGAAGGGCGTCATAAACCCTAAAGTATCCATCGAGCGAACTTCCATTGGTTACATGCAGGCTGGTGCATCTGGCTTGTCAGTTTTGACCGATAACAAATATTTTGGAGGAAAAAGTGAAGACTTGAGTGAGGCCAGAAAGTTCAACTTCTGTCCAATCCTGAGGAAAGACTTTATTCTGGAAGAATACCAGCTCATTGAAGCGAAATCAATTGGAGCGGATGTGATCTTGTTGATCGCAGCCATCCTTACACCTGAAAAAGTGAAGTCTTTGGCAGCGTTCGCGCATACCCTGGGCTTAGAGGTGTTATTGGAAGTGCACAGTGAAAAAGAATTGCAGGATTTCATTTGCCCGGAGGTAGATCTATTGGGAGTGAATAACCGCAATCTGGATACGTTTGAAACGACAGTTGAAACATCAAGGAAGCTGGCTAGCCTGATCCCTGATGATTTCGTGAAAGTTTCAGAAAGTGGTATCAATGATCCTCAGGTCGTTGCTGACCTCATTGAACATGGATTTGAAGGCTTTTTAATTGGAGAATATTTCATGCAACACGGAACACCCTCCGCAGCATGTGGTTCCTTTATTAAACAGATTAAGTCTTTAAGGTCCTGA
- the trpD gene encoding anthranilate phosphoribosyltransferase — MKAILNKLFRHQSLDKQEAKEVLSNLASGKYNNSQMAAFLTVYLMRSITVDELEGFRNAMLELCVRVPLEDFNTIDLCGTGGDGKDTFNISTLSSFVTAGAGQHVTKHGNYGVSSKCGSSNLLESFGCKFGNDQDVIRKSLDQSGICFLHAPMFHPAMKNVGPVRKELGVKTFFNMLGPMVNPAFPQNQLVGVFSLELARLYGYLYQKGDANFMIVHALDGYDEISLTGDFKVISNKAEQVMSPNNLGLPQLKMEELSGGETINDSATIFTNVLENKATEAQKSAVLANAGLAISVAKKVSTEEGVNQARESIESGKALQSFKKFIEINS, encoded by the coding sequence ATGAAGGCAATACTCAATAAACTATTCAGGCATCAATCTCTTGACAAACAAGAGGCCAAAGAAGTACTCTCGAACCTGGCATCAGGGAAGTACAACAACAGTCAGATGGCGGCTTTTTTGACCGTTTACCTGATGCGAAGCATTACCGTAGATGAGTTGGAAGGATTTCGAAATGCCATGTTGGAACTTTGTGTCCGTGTGCCATTGGAAGATTTTAACACCATCGATCTATGTGGGACTGGGGGGGATGGGAAAGACACCTTTAACATTTCGACACTATCCTCTTTTGTCACAGCTGGTGCGGGTCAGCATGTGACCAAGCACGGAAATTATGGTGTGTCCAGTAAATGTGGTTCATCCAATTTGTTAGAATCGTTCGGATGCAAATTCGGTAACGATCAGGATGTCATTAGAAAGAGCCTTGACCAGTCAGGAATCTGTTTCCTGCATGCTCCGATGTTTCACCCAGCCATGAAAAATGTAGGGCCCGTTCGGAAAGAACTAGGCGTGAAAACGTTCTTCAACATGTTGGGGCCTATGGTGAATCCGGCATTTCCTCAAAATCAATTGGTAGGAGTGTTTAGTCTGGAATTGGCCCGTTTGTACGGCTACCTGTATCAAAAAGGCGATGCCAATTTCATGATCGTGCATGCACTGGATGGCTACGACGAAATCTCCCTGACCGGTGATTTCAAAGTGATCAGTAACAAAGCAGAGCAAGTCATGAGTCCAAATAATCTGGGACTGCCTCAACTAAAGATGGAAGAACTCAGTGGTGGTGAAACCATTAACGATTCGGCGACAATTTTCACGAATGTGCTGGAGAATAAGGCAACGGAAGCGCAGAAGAGTGCGGTACTTGCCAATGCAGGCCTTGCTATTTCGGTGGCTAAGAAAGTCAGCACCGAAGAAGGGGTCAATCAGGCACGGGAATCCATCGAATCAGGAAAAGCATTACAATCATTCAAAAAATTCATTGAGATCAATAGTTAA
- a CDS encoding aminodeoxychorismate/anthranilate synthase component II — translation MRRVLVLDNYDSFTYNLVHILRELGLSDQMEVHRNDKISLDAVDQFDDILLSPGPGVPQDAGIMPELIKRYAPTKNILGVCLGHQAIGEAFGATLYNLPLVYHGVTTEVEIDAAGDVLFEDIPEKFTVCRYHSWVIEPDSLPANLKITVRGEEGRIMGLAHKQYNVRGVQFHPESIMTEHGKKMIENWLKQG, via the coding sequence ATGAGACGAGTCCTGGTTTTAGATAATTACGATTCGTTCACCTACAACCTGGTGCACATTCTGAGAGAATTAGGATTGAGTGACCAGATGGAGGTGCATCGAAATGATAAGATCTCCCTCGATGCGGTGGATCAATTCGACGATATTTTGTTATCTCCGGGTCCGGGTGTCCCGCAAGATGCCGGGATTATGCCGGAGTTGATCAAGCGATACGCGCCAACCAAAAATATCCTGGGCGTTTGTTTAGGCCATCAGGCCATCGGAGAAGCATTTGGGGCTACATTGTATAACCTGCCACTGGTGTATCACGGCGTGACCACTGAAGTGGAAATAGATGCTGCGGGTGATGTGCTCTTCGAGGATATTCCTGAAAAGTTCACCGTCTGTCGCTACCATTCCTGGGTCATCGAGCCAGATAGTCTACCGGCGAATTTGAAGATTACCGTACGTGGTGAAGAAGGCAGGATCATGGGACTGGCACACAAACAATACAATGTGCGAGGGGTTCAATTTCACCCTGAGTCTATCATGACCGAGCACGGAAAGAAAATGATTGAAAACTGGTTGAAACAAGGCTGA
- a CDS encoding anthranilate synthase component I family protein: MQKFKISIRKRKLLADTITPVAIYLKIRDRFANSFLLESSDYHGEEDSYSYICCAPMASFEVNGGNVSVSLPDGQQTQSQISDDLNAVGHLRNFINSFEAPEAQAKHIENGLFGYMGYDAVQYFEDIEISGKDALEIPEIRYHFFKYVIALDHFKNECFIIENYLEKPNDEEFDEISDLIHQRNIPSFDFKKVGELTSNLTDAEFLENVKSGIHHCDIGDVFQVVFSRRFSTDFLGDEFQVYRTLRSINPSPYLFYFDYGSYKIFGSSPEAQIVVKDQEAIIYPIAGTFRRTGDDQADAELAKKLLADEKENSEHIMLVDLARNDLSKSSDEVKVETYKEIQYYSHVIHLVSKVTGQLRADADPLEIVASTFPAGTLSGAPKHKAMQLIDQFENKSRGFYGGAIGFMDFKGNFNHAIMIRTFLSQTNQLIFQAGAGIVSKSSPESEVQEVYNKLAALQTAMEEAEKLSAR; encoded by the coding sequence ATGCAAAAATTTAAAATATCCATTCGTAAAAGAAAGCTACTGGCAGATACCATTACTCCAGTAGCGATTTACCTGAAAATCCGGGACAGGTTTGCTAATTCATTCCTGCTGGAGAGCTCCGATTATCATGGAGAGGAGGACAGCTACTCCTACATTTGTTGTGCACCCATGGCTTCTTTTGAAGTAAATGGTGGCAACGTTTCGGTGAGCTTACCCGATGGTCAACAAACGCAAAGCCAAATCAGTGATGACCTCAATGCGGTTGGCCATTTGAGGAATTTCATCAATTCCTTTGAAGCACCTGAGGCGCAGGCCAAGCACATTGAGAACGGCCTCTTTGGTTACATGGGGTATGACGCGGTGCAGTATTTCGAAGACATTGAAATCTCCGGTAAGGACGCGCTAGAGATTCCGGAGATCCGCTATCACTTTTTCAAATATGTGATTGCACTTGATCACTTCAAGAATGAGTGTTTCATCATTGAAAACTACCTGGAAAAACCTAATGATGAAGAGTTTGATGAGATATCTGACTTGATCCATCAACGCAACATTCCTTCCTTCGATTTTAAAAAAGTAGGGGAGCTAACCTCTAATCTGACGGATGCTGAATTCCTCGAAAATGTCAAGAGCGGCATTCACCATTGCGATATCGGAGATGTGTTTCAGGTGGTATTCTCGAGACGATTTTCTACTGATTTTCTGGGAGATGAATTTCAGGTGTATCGAACATTGCGTTCCATCAACCCGTCTCCCTATTTGTTTTACTTCGACTATGGCAGCTATAAGATCTTTGGTTCCTCGCCGGAAGCTCAGATTGTTGTGAAGGATCAGGAAGCGATCATTTATCCGATTGCGGGTACTTTCCGACGGACAGGAGACGATCAGGCCGATGCGGAACTGGCAAAGAAGCTACTCGCAGATGAAAAAGAGAATTCCGAGCACATCATGCTCGTTGATCTGGCAAGAAATGACCTGAGCAAAAGCTCAGATGAAGTTAAGGTAGAGACCTATAAAGAAATTCAGTATTACTCACATGTCATTCACCTCGTATCAAAGGTAACAGGGCAGTTAAGGGCCGACGCAGATCCCCTGGAAATTGTAGCCTCGACTTTTCCCGCAGGCACACTTTCCGGAGCTCCCAAACACAAGGCCATGCAACTCATCGATCAGTTTGAAAACAAGTCCCGTGGATTCTATGGCGGGGCGATCGGTTTCATGGACTTCAAAGGCAACTTTAATCACGCGATAATGATCCGTACCTTCCTGAGTCAGACCAATCAATTGATCTTTCAGGCGGGTGCGGGCATCGTTTCTAAGTCCAGCCCAGAGAGCGAAGTGCAGGAAGTGTACAATAAACTGGCGGCATTACAGACAGCCATGGAAGAAGCCGAAAAATTATCAGCCCGATGA
- a CDS encoding TerB family tellurite resistance protein, with translation MLPIEDQVSLLVHLSKADKFVAEEESELIHRIGERGGLTADQIENIIDNPKPIKNLKDLPPDEKFSYLFHIIQLMKVDGKIYQTEIEFCEKVAYKLGYKPGVIADLSAYIYSDPDINTNPAYLRSIADSHLIPMKRKAD, from the coding sequence ATGTTACCAATCGAGGACCAAGTTAGTTTGTTAGTTCACCTATCCAAGGCAGATAAATTTGTCGCTGAAGAAGAAAGTGAACTTATTCACAGAATCGGAGAAAGAGGCGGACTCACCGCAGATCAGATAGAAAATATCATTGACAACCCTAAGCCGATCAAGAATTTAAAGGATCTTCCACCAGATGAGAAGTTTTCCTACTTGTTCCATATCATTCAATTGATGAAGGTAGATGGCAAGATCTATCAGACGGAAATTGAGTTTTGTGAAAAGGTGGCTTACAAATTGGGCTATAAGCCCGGCGTGATCGCTGACCTTTCTGCTTACATCTATTCAGATCCGGACATCAATACTAATCCTGCTTATTTGAGATCAATTGCAGACAGTCATCTCATTCCGATGAAACGAAAGGCGGACTAA
- a CDS encoding DUF5916 domain-containing protein, giving the protein MTRVTPLLLLCLFVTKEALFAQNLPESATYEVRKTAAEITLDGRLNESAWSEIPTGGEFTQNFPADNRPAEKGTEFKITYNDQFIYIALVCYQQSNGRPIAQSLRRDFEWMRNDNVSVYFDPFNDKTNGFTFQVTPYNVQREGLVTLGGEVSDDWDNKWYSAATIENDKWTAEMAIPFKSIRYNSVPNWGLQILRNNRQENERSSWISVPQQYRPSDLLYTGQMNWDTPPPEAGTNISFIPYVTGGLSKDFEEGTDVSTTSDVGFDAKVGLTNSLNLDITVNPDFSQVEVDRQVTNLDRFEIFFPERRQFFLENQDLFARNGFPIARPFFSRRIGIATDGDGNTVQVPIRAGARLSGKIGRDWRVGLLNMQTGADDRIQQPGQNYSVGVFQRQISGRSNIGAVFVNRQATNFDPNDTSLNTTRFNRVYGIDYNLASLDNRWEGNFFYHRSEDPEKSDNAWAHGGFLGYQTRNINIFGFHAFVGEGYNAEVGFVPRNEVMRFGSGFEYTFWPEGTIQRHGPGFNFTRTADDNFSNLDLEAQLEYDVNFLNNSGINFRSSYNEVQLLDGFDPTNSDGAELPAGELYSWGNVSIAYFSDNRKLFNFRSRITYGGFFNGTRLRLASVINFRYQPFLAIEMRAEYNRLDFPAPFNSTDFFLISPRVDLTLSTNLFITTFVQYNNQRDNMNINTRLQWRFAPVSDLFIVYTDNYFTAGDDFENPISDRFTLTPRNRALVVKLSYWLNI; this is encoded by the coding sequence GTGACGCGAGTAACACCCCTGCTCCTGTTGTGCCTTTTTGTTACTAAAGAGGCCTTATTTGCACAAAATCTACCGGAATCTGCCACTTATGAGGTAAGAAAAACAGCCGCCGAAATTACTTTGGACGGACGACTCAATGAATCAGCCTGGAGTGAAATACCTACAGGCGGTGAGTTTACACAAAATTTTCCGGCAGATAACCGTCCTGCTGAAAAGGGCACGGAATTCAAGATCACTTACAATGATCAATTCATTTACATCGCCCTGGTCTGTTATCAGCAAAGTAATGGCCGTCCCATCGCACAATCCTTGAGAAGAGATTTTGAATGGATGCGAAATGACAATGTAAGTGTTTACTTCGACCCTTTCAATGACAAAACCAATGGCTTTACTTTTCAGGTGACTCCTTATAATGTTCAGCGTGAAGGGCTGGTAACACTTGGCGGAGAAGTCTCAGATGATTGGGACAATAAATGGTATTCGGCTGCTACGATTGAAAATGATAAGTGGACGGCAGAAATGGCCATTCCATTCAAATCGATTCGATACAACAGTGTTCCTAACTGGGGCTTACAAATACTTAGAAACAACCGCCAGGAAAACGAGCGTTCTTCATGGATCAGTGTCCCACAGCAATACCGTCCTTCGGATCTGTTGTACACCGGCCAAATGAATTGGGATACGCCACCTCCCGAAGCCGGGACCAATATTTCATTCATCCCTTACGTAACTGGCGGGCTCTCTAAAGATTTTGAAGAAGGCACTGACGTATCTACAACCAGTGATGTCGGATTTGATGCCAAAGTCGGATTAACCAATTCTTTGAACCTGGACATTACGGTCAATCCTGATTTCTCCCAGGTAGAAGTAGACCGTCAGGTCACTAATCTGGATCGATTTGAAATTTTCTTCCCGGAACGACGACAGTTCTTTTTAGAAAACCAGGATCTGTTTGCTCGGAATGGTTTTCCGATCGCACGACCCTTTTTCAGTAGAAGAATCGGGATCGCAACTGATGGTGACGGAAATACGGTACAAGTCCCTATCAGAGCAGGAGCGCGTTTGAGTGGAAAAATCGGAAGGGACTGGCGGGTAGGATTGCTCAATATGCAAACCGGAGCAGATGATCGTATCCAGCAGCCGGGACAAAACTATTCTGTTGGGGTATTCCAGCGGCAGATATCAGGCAGATCGAATATAGGGGCTGTTTTTGTCAATCGGCAAGCCACCAACTTTGATCCGAATGACACCTCATTAAACACCACTAGATTCAACCGGGTGTACGGAATCGATTATAACCTCGCATCTTTAGACAACCGGTGGGAAGGCAATTTCTTTTATCACCGGTCAGAAGATCCTGAAAAATCGGATAACGCCTGGGCCCACGGTGGATTCCTCGGATATCAAACAAGAAATATCAACATTTTTGGCTTTCACGCCTTCGTTGGTGAAGGCTATAATGCGGAAGTTGGGTTCGTCCCTCGCAATGAAGTGATGCGATTTGGCTCTGGTTTCGAATACACGTTTTGGCCTGAGGGAACCATTCAGCGACATGGCCCTGGGTTCAATTTCACCAGAACTGCAGACGATAACTTCAGCAACCTAGATCTTGAAGCGCAGCTGGAATATGACGTGAACTTTTTGAACAACTCCGGGATCAATTTTAGAAGCTCTTACAATGAAGTGCAGCTGCTTGATGGCTTTGACCCAACTAATAGTGATGGAGCAGAACTTCCTGCGGGAGAACTGTATTCTTGGGGAAATGTGAGTATTGCCTACTTCTCGGACAACAGAAAACTGTTCAATTTCAGGAGCAGGATCACTTACGGAGGATTTTTCAATGGCACTCGGTTAAGGTTGGCTTCTGTGATCAATTTCCGATATCAGCCCTTCCTGGCCATTGAGATGCGAGCCGAATATAACCGACTGGACTTTCCAGCTCCATTCAACAGCACAGACTTCTTCCTAATCAGTCCAAGAGTAGATTTAACGCTAAGTACCAATTTGTTCATCACAACGTTTGTGCAGTACAACAATCAACGGGACAACATGAACATCAATACCCGATTGCAATGGAGATTTGCGCCAGTATCGGATCTGTTCATTGTCTATACAGATAATTACTTTACTGCCGGAGATGACTTTGAAAACCCGATCTCGGATCGATTTACCTTAACTCCACGGAACAGAGCATTGGTAGTGAAGCTTTCTTATTGGCTTAATATCTAG